The nucleotide window TGGCGGCATGGTGGAATGGCCAAACCGAACGCTTCTTGTCTTTTTCGTCCACTGTGCCACCCTCCTTTTGCAAAGACTCAACTGTGAGGAGGAAGCAAATGGGCTTTGACGGCGTGGGCTGGCTTGCAGCCATCATCATCGGCGGTGTTGCCGGGTGGCTGGCCAGCATGTTCATGAAGACCGGCGGTGGCGTTCTGATGAATGTCATTCTCGGCATTGTTGGCGCCATTGTCGCCAGCCTGGTCTTCGGATTGTTGGGGATCTCTTTCGGGGGCTGGATCGGCTATCTCATTGCCGGTTTCATTGGCGCCTGCATCATCATCGCCATCGGCCGCATGGTTGCAAAATGAGTCTCGGGTAGCGCCGGCCCCGCCGGCGCCGCCCGAAAGGAATTGCGCGGAAAGCGAGTGCCGCGCAACGTCTTTGCTGCGCCCTGCCCGGCAGTAAATTACTCATCCGAAGCAAGCATTTAGCGCTTTACCTCGCCCTTTGCTCCATCGCATCACCATCGTCAACTCGACCAAACCGATGGATTTTGCGCCATGATGAACAAGCTTCTTCTCACCGCCGCTGCGGCCCTGGCCCTCTCCGCCACGCCGGTCCTGGCCCAGCCCACCGACATCCTCAATGCCTCCTATGACATTGCCCGCGAGCTGTTCGACGAGGAGAATGCCGCCTTCGTCCCCGCCTATGAGGCGGCCAATGGCGTGACGGTCACCGTCAACCAGTCCCATGCCGGCACCTCGACCCAGGCTCGTGCCATTCTGGAGGGTCTGCCGGCCGATGTGGTCACCTTCAATCAGGTGACCGATATTGAAAAGCTCGTCGAAGGCGGCTTCGTTTCCGATGACTGGCAGAGCGAATTCCCCAACAAGGCCTCGCCCTTCTATTCGCTGCCCGCTTTCCTTGTCCGGGCCGGCAATCCCAAGAACATTGCCGATTGGGGTGATCTGGCACGCGACGATGTCTCAGTCATCTTCCCCAACCCCAAGACCTCGGGCAATGCGCGCTACACCTATCTGGCCGCCCGCGCCTGGGCCAATGAGGAATTCGGCGGCGATCAGGACAAGGTTGCCGAATATCT belongs to Devosia sp. XK-2 and includes:
- a CDS encoding GlsB/YeaQ/YmgE family stress response membrane protein, yielding MGFDGVGWLAAIIIGGVAGWLASMFMKTGGGVLMNVILGIVGAIVASLVFGLLGISFGGWIGYLIAGFIGACIIIAIGRMVAK
- a CDS encoding sulfate ABC transporter substrate-binding protein, with the protein product MNKLLLTAAAALALSATPVLAQPTDILNASYDIARELFDEENAAFVPAYEAANGVTVTVNQSHAGTSTQARAILEGLPADVVTFNQVTDIEKLVEGGFVSDDWQSEFPNKASPFYSLPAFLVRAGNPKNIADWGDLARDDVSVIFPNPKTSGNARYTYLAARAWANEEFGGDQDKVAEYLTKVFLNVPVFETGGRGATTAFAERGLGDVLITFEAEVLSAVNLLGADKYEAVVPSVSLLAEFPVAIVDKVVDARGSRDLAQAYLDFLYSDDGQRIAAGRNHRVNNEAVAAEFADRFPDVRLVNVDEEFGGWAKVSEEHFAEGGLLDQVFVNQ